One stretch of Aptenodytes patagonicus chromosome 23, bAptPat1.pri.cur, whole genome shotgun sequence DNA includes these proteins:
- the ZBTB44 gene encoding zinc finger and BTB domain-containing protein 44 isoform X4, translating to MGVKTFTHNSPAHSQEMLGKLNMLRNDGHFCDITIRVQDKIFRAHKVVLAACSDFFRSKLVGQAEDESKSVLDLHHVTVTGFIPLLEYAYTATLSINTENIIDVLAAASYMQMFSVASTCSEFMKSSILWNTPNSQQEKVLDAGQENSANCNFTSRDGSLSPVSSECSVVERTIPVCRESRRKRKSYIVMSPESPLKCNTQTSSPQVLNPSTSYPESRNQPVDSSLAFPWTFPFGIDRRLQSEKVKQAENSRTLEMPGPSESNRRIADYVTCESTKASSPLVIEEDVRVKVERLSDEEVHEEVSQPVSASQSSLSDQQTVPGSEQVQEDLLISPQSSSIGSIDEGVTEGLPTLQSTSGTNAHADDDDRLENVQYPYQLYIAPSTSSTERPSPNGPDRPFQCPTCGVRFTRIQNLKQHMLIHSGIKPFQCDRCGKKFTRAYSLKMHRLKHEGKRCFRCQICSATFTSFGEYKHHMRVSRHIIRKPRIYECKTCGAMFTNSGNLIVHLRSLNHEASELANYFQSSDFLVPDYLNQEQEETLGQYELGEHGFESNSSVQMPVISQVSSTQNCESTFPLGSLGGLAEKEEDVPEQPKTNATAEAAAGDPPKPELSSITIE from the exons atgGGTGTTAAAACATTCACTCATAATTCCCCTGCTCACAGTCAGGAGATGCTGGGAAAGCTGAATATGCTCCGCAACGATGGACATTTTTGTGATATCACCATCCGCGTCCAGGACAAAATCTTCAGGGCGCACAAGGTGGTTTTGGCAGCCTGCAGCGACTTCTTCCGTTCCAAGCTCGTTGGCCAAGCAGAAGACGAGAGCAAGAGCGTGTTAGACCTGCACCATGTGACAGTGACTGGTTTTATACCTCTTCTGGAATATGCTTACACAGCAACACTATCtattaatacagaaaacattATTGATGTGTTGGCTGCAGCCAGCTACATGCAGATGTTCAGCGTTGCTAGCACGTGCTCAGAATTCATGAAGTCCAGCATTTTATGGAATACGCCCAACAGCCAGCAAGAGAAGGTGCTGGATGCAGGACAGGAGAACAGTGCAAACTGCAATTTTACTTCTCGAGACGGCAGCCTTTCTCCAGTTTCTTCTGAGTGCAGTGTCGTGGAAAGAACCATTCCTGTTTGCCGAGAGTCGCGAAGAAAGCGCAAAAGCTACATAGTTATGTCTCCCGAGAGCCCCCTTAAGTGTAACACACAAACAAGTTCCCCCCAAGTGCTGAATCCTTCAACTTCTTACCCGGAGTCCAGAAATCAGCCCGTGGACTCGTCTTTAGCTTTCCCCTGGACTTTTCCTTTTGGAATTGATCGAAGACTTCAGTCTGAGAAGGTGAAGCAGGCGGAGAACTCTAGGACTTTGGAAATGCCTGGGCCCTCCGAGTCCAACAGAAGAATTGCAGATTACGTGACTTGTGAGAGCACAAAAGCCAGTTCTCCCCTTGTGATTGAAGAAGACGTGCGCGTCAAAGTGGAGAGGTTAAGCGATGAGGAGGTTCACGAGGAAGTATCGCAGCCTGTTAGCGCATCCCAGAGCTCTCTGAGCGATCAACAGACAGTCCCAGGAAGCGAGCAAGTGCAGGAAGATCTCCTGATCAGCCCACAGTCTTCCTCTATAG GCTCAATAGATGAGGGGGTTACGGAGGGATTACCCACACTCCAAAGTACCTCTGGCACTAACGCTCATGCAGATGATGATGATCG tttggAGAACGTTCAGTATCCCTACCAACTCTACATTGCTCCTTCTaccagcagcacagagagacCCAGCCCAAATGGTCCAGACAGACCTTTTCAGTGTCCAACCTGCGGGGTCCGGTTCACTCGCATTCAGAACTTAAAACAACACATGCTTATCCACTCAG GCATTAAACCATTTCAGTGTGACCGCTGTGGGAAAAAGTTCACCCGAGCTTACTCGCTAAAGATGCATCGCCTGAAGCACGAAGGTAAACGCTGTTTCCGGTGCCAGATATGTAGTGCCACTTTCACTTCCTTCGGGGAATATAAACACCACATGCGGGTTTCCCGGCATATTATCCGCAAGCCTCGGATTTACGAGTGCAAAACATGCGGCGCCATGTTCACCAACTCTGGAAATTTAATCGTTCACCTGAGGAGCTTGAACCATGAAGCGTCAGAGCTAGCAAACTACTTCCAGAGCAG TGACTTCCTAGTACCGGACTACTTAAACCAGGAACAAGAAGAGACCCTCGGGCAGTATGAGCTAGGGGAGCATGGCTTTGAAAGCAACTCTTCTGTCCAAATGCCTGTCATTTCACAGGTGTCGTCAACTCAGAATTGTGAAAGCACTTTCCCCTTGGGGTCTCTGGGTGGGttggcagagaaggaagaagatgtGCCAGAGCAGCCAAAGACTAACGCCACTGCTGAGGCAGCCGCAGGTGACCCTCCGAAACCGGAGCTGTCATCTATTACTATTGAATAA
- the ZBTB44 gene encoding zinc finger and BTB domain-containing protein 44 isoform X5 yields the protein MGVKTFTHNSPAHSQEMLGKLNMLRNDGHFCDITIRVQDKIFRAHKVVLAACSDFFRSKLVGQAEDESKSVLDLHHVTVTGFIPLLEYAYTATLSINTENIIDVLAAASYMQMFSVASTCSEFMKSSILWNTPNSQQEKVLDAGQENSANCNFTSRDGSLSPVSSECSVVERTIPVCRESRRKRKSYIVMSPESPLKCNTQTSSPQVLNPSTSYPESRNQPVDSSLAFPWTFPFGIDRRLQSEKVKQAENSRTLEMPGPSESNRRIADYVTCESTKASSPLVIEEDVRVKVERLSDEEVHEEVSQPVSASQSSLSDQQTVPGSEQVQEDLLISPQSSSIGSIDEGVTEGLPTLQSTSGTNAHADDDDRTERPSPNGPDRPFQCPTCGVRFTRIQNLKQHMLIHSGIKPFQCDRCGKKFTRAYSLKMHRLKHEGKRCFRCQICSATFTSFGEYKHHMRVSRHIIRKPRIYECKTCGAMFTNSGNLIVHLRSLNHEASELANYFQSSDFLVPDYLNQEQEETLGQYELGEHGFESNSSVQMPVISQVSSTQNCESTFPLGSLGGLAEKEEDVPEQPKTNATAEAAAGDPPKPELSSITIE from the exons atgGGTGTTAAAACATTCACTCATAATTCCCCTGCTCACAGTCAGGAGATGCTGGGAAAGCTGAATATGCTCCGCAACGATGGACATTTTTGTGATATCACCATCCGCGTCCAGGACAAAATCTTCAGGGCGCACAAGGTGGTTTTGGCAGCCTGCAGCGACTTCTTCCGTTCCAAGCTCGTTGGCCAAGCAGAAGACGAGAGCAAGAGCGTGTTAGACCTGCACCATGTGACAGTGACTGGTTTTATACCTCTTCTGGAATATGCTTACACAGCAACACTATCtattaatacagaaaacattATTGATGTGTTGGCTGCAGCCAGCTACATGCAGATGTTCAGCGTTGCTAGCACGTGCTCAGAATTCATGAAGTCCAGCATTTTATGGAATACGCCCAACAGCCAGCAAGAGAAGGTGCTGGATGCAGGACAGGAGAACAGTGCAAACTGCAATTTTACTTCTCGAGACGGCAGCCTTTCTCCAGTTTCTTCTGAGTGCAGTGTCGTGGAAAGAACCATTCCTGTTTGCCGAGAGTCGCGAAGAAAGCGCAAAAGCTACATAGTTATGTCTCCCGAGAGCCCCCTTAAGTGTAACACACAAACAAGTTCCCCCCAAGTGCTGAATCCTTCAACTTCTTACCCGGAGTCCAGAAATCAGCCCGTGGACTCGTCTTTAGCTTTCCCCTGGACTTTTCCTTTTGGAATTGATCGAAGACTTCAGTCTGAGAAGGTGAAGCAGGCGGAGAACTCTAGGACTTTGGAAATGCCTGGGCCCTCCGAGTCCAACAGAAGAATTGCAGATTACGTGACTTGTGAGAGCACAAAAGCCAGTTCTCCCCTTGTGATTGAAGAAGACGTGCGCGTCAAAGTGGAGAGGTTAAGCGATGAGGAGGTTCACGAGGAAGTATCGCAGCCTGTTAGCGCATCCCAGAGCTCTCTGAGCGATCAACAGACAGTCCCAGGAAGCGAGCAAGTGCAGGAAGATCTCCTGATCAGCCCACAGTCTTCCTCTATAG GCTCAATAGATGAGGGGGTTACGGAGGGATTACCCACACTCCAAAGTACCTCTGGCACTAACGCTCATGCAGATGATGATGATCG cacagagagacCCAGCCCAAATGGTCCAGACAGACCTTTTCAGTGTCCAACCTGCGGGGTCCGGTTCACTCGCATTCAGAACTTAAAACAACACATGCTTATCCACTCAG GCATTAAACCATTTCAGTGTGACCGCTGTGGGAAAAAGTTCACCCGAGCTTACTCGCTAAAGATGCATCGCCTGAAGCACGAAGGTAAACGCTGTTTCCGGTGCCAGATATGTAGTGCCACTTTCACTTCCTTCGGGGAATATAAACACCACATGCGGGTTTCCCGGCATATTATCCGCAAGCCTCGGATTTACGAGTGCAAAACATGCGGCGCCATGTTCACCAACTCTGGAAATTTAATCGTTCACCTGAGGAGCTTGAACCATGAAGCGTCAGAGCTAGCAAACTACTTCCAGAGCAG TGACTTCCTAGTACCGGACTACTTAAACCAGGAACAAGAAGAGACCCTCGGGCAGTATGAGCTAGGGGAGCATGGCTTTGAAAGCAACTCTTCTGTCCAAATGCCTGTCATTTCACAGGTGTCGTCAACTCAGAATTGTGAAAGCACTTTCCCCTTGGGGTCTCTGGGTGGGttggcagagaaggaagaagatgtGCCAGAGCAGCCAAAGACTAACGCCACTGCTGAGGCAGCCGCAGGTGACCCTCCGAAACCGGAGCTGTCATCTATTACTATTGAATAA
- the ZBTB44 gene encoding zinc finger and BTB domain-containing protein 44 isoform X1, whose translation MGVKTFTHNSPAHSQEMLGKLNMLRNDGHFCDITIRVQDKIFRAHKVVLAACSDFFRSKLVGQAEDESKSVLDLHHVTVTGFIPLLEYAYTATLSINTENIIDVLAAASYMQMFSVASTCSEFMKSSILWNTPNSQQEKVLDAGQENSANCNFTSRDGSLSPVSSECSVVERTIPVCRESRRKRKSYIVMSPESPLKCNTQTSSPQVLNPSTSYPESRNQPVDSSLAFPWTFPFGIDRRLQSEKVKQAENSRTLEMPGPSESNRRIADYVTCESTKASSPLVIEEDVRVKVERLSDEEVHEEVSQPVSASQSSLSDQQTVPGSEQVQEDLLISPQSSSIGSIDEGVTEGLPTLQSTSGTNAHADDDDRLENVQYPYQLYIAPSTSSTERPSPNGPDRPFQCPTCGVRFTRIQNLKQHMLIHSGIKPFQCDRCGKKFTRAYSLKMHRLKHEGKRCFRCQICSATFTSFGEYKHHMRVSRHIIRKPRIYECKTCGAMFTNSGNLIVHLRSLNHEASELANYFQSSDFLVPDYLNQEQEETLGQYELGEHGFESNSSVQMPVISQVSSTQNCESTFPLGSLGGLAEKEEDVPEQPKTNATAEAAAGCILQKRWGHLLNGVLLMESQPRMSLIIKLVKAEDDV comes from the exons atgGGTGTTAAAACATTCACTCATAATTCCCCTGCTCACAGTCAGGAGATGCTGGGAAAGCTGAATATGCTCCGCAACGATGGACATTTTTGTGATATCACCATCCGCGTCCAGGACAAAATCTTCAGGGCGCACAAGGTGGTTTTGGCAGCCTGCAGCGACTTCTTCCGTTCCAAGCTCGTTGGCCAAGCAGAAGACGAGAGCAAGAGCGTGTTAGACCTGCACCATGTGACAGTGACTGGTTTTATACCTCTTCTGGAATATGCTTACACAGCAACACTATCtattaatacagaaaacattATTGATGTGTTGGCTGCAGCCAGCTACATGCAGATGTTCAGCGTTGCTAGCACGTGCTCAGAATTCATGAAGTCCAGCATTTTATGGAATACGCCCAACAGCCAGCAAGAGAAGGTGCTGGATGCAGGACAGGAGAACAGTGCAAACTGCAATTTTACTTCTCGAGACGGCAGCCTTTCTCCAGTTTCTTCTGAGTGCAGTGTCGTGGAAAGAACCATTCCTGTTTGCCGAGAGTCGCGAAGAAAGCGCAAAAGCTACATAGTTATGTCTCCCGAGAGCCCCCTTAAGTGTAACACACAAACAAGTTCCCCCCAAGTGCTGAATCCTTCAACTTCTTACCCGGAGTCCAGAAATCAGCCCGTGGACTCGTCTTTAGCTTTCCCCTGGACTTTTCCTTTTGGAATTGATCGAAGACTTCAGTCTGAGAAGGTGAAGCAGGCGGAGAACTCTAGGACTTTGGAAATGCCTGGGCCCTCCGAGTCCAACAGAAGAATTGCAGATTACGTGACTTGTGAGAGCACAAAAGCCAGTTCTCCCCTTGTGATTGAAGAAGACGTGCGCGTCAAAGTGGAGAGGTTAAGCGATGAGGAGGTTCACGAGGAAGTATCGCAGCCTGTTAGCGCATCCCAGAGCTCTCTGAGCGATCAACAGACAGTCCCAGGAAGCGAGCAAGTGCAGGAAGATCTCCTGATCAGCCCACAGTCTTCCTCTATAG GCTCAATAGATGAGGGGGTTACGGAGGGATTACCCACACTCCAAAGTACCTCTGGCACTAACGCTCATGCAGATGATGATGATCG tttggAGAACGTTCAGTATCCCTACCAACTCTACATTGCTCCTTCTaccagcagcacagagagacCCAGCCCAAATGGTCCAGACAGACCTTTTCAGTGTCCAACCTGCGGGGTCCGGTTCACTCGCATTCAGAACTTAAAACAACACATGCTTATCCACTCAG GCATTAAACCATTTCAGTGTGACCGCTGTGGGAAAAAGTTCACCCGAGCTTACTCGCTAAAGATGCATCGCCTGAAGCACGAAGGTAAACGCTGTTTCCGGTGCCAGATATGTAGTGCCACTTTCACTTCCTTCGGGGAATATAAACACCACATGCGGGTTTCCCGGCATATTATCCGCAAGCCTCGGATTTACGAGTGCAAAACATGCGGCGCCATGTTCACCAACTCTGGAAATTTAATCGTTCACCTGAGGAGCTTGAACCATGAAGCGTCAGAGCTAGCAAACTACTTCCAGAGCAG TGACTTCCTAGTACCGGACTACTTAAACCAGGAACAAGAAGAGACCCTCGGGCAGTATGAGCTAGGGGAGCATGGCTTTGAAAGCAACTCTTCTGTCCAAATGCCTGTCATTTCACAGGTGTCGTCAACTCAGAATTGTGAAAGCACTTTCCCCTTGGGGTCTCTGGGTGGGttggcagagaaggaagaagatgtGCCAGAGCAGCCAAAGACTAACGCCACTGCTGAGGCAGCCGCAG GCTGTATTCTGCAAAAGCGGTGGGGCCATCTTTTGAACGGGGTTTTATTGATGGAAAGCCAGCCAAGAATGAGCCTAATAATCAAATTAGTCAAAGCAGAAGATGATGTTTAA
- the ZBTB44 gene encoding zinc finger and BTB domain-containing protein 44 isoform X2, which produces MGVKTFTHNSPAHSQEMLGKLNMLRNDGHFCDITIRVQDKIFRAHKVVLAACSDFFRSKLVGQAEDESKSVLDLHHVTVTGFIPLLEYAYTATLSINTENIIDVLAAASYMQMFSVASTCSEFMKSSILWNTPNSQQEKVLDAGQENSANCNFTSRDGSLSPVSSECSVVERTIPVCRESRRKRKSYIVMSPESPLKCNTQTSSPQVLNPSTSYPESRNQPVDSSLAFPWTFPFGIDRRLQSEKVKQAENSRTLEMPGPSESNRRIADYVTCESTKASSPLVIEEDVRVKVERLSDEEVHEEVSQPVSASQSSLSDQQTVPGSEQVQEDLLISPQSSSIGSIDEGVTEGLPTLQSTSGTNAHADDDDRSTERPSPNGPDRPFQCPTCGVRFTRIQNLKQHMLIHSGIKPFQCDRCGKKFTRAYSLKMHRLKHEGKRCFRCQICSATFTSFGEYKHHMRVSRHIIRKPRIYECKTCGAMFTNSGNLIVHLRSLNHEASELANYFQSSDFLVPDYLNQEQEETLGQYELGEHGFESNSSVQMPVISQVSSTQNCESTFPLGSLGGLAEKEEDVPEQPKTNATAEAAAGCILQKRWGHLLNGVLLMESQPRMSLIIKLVKAEDDV; this is translated from the exons atgGGTGTTAAAACATTCACTCATAATTCCCCTGCTCACAGTCAGGAGATGCTGGGAAAGCTGAATATGCTCCGCAACGATGGACATTTTTGTGATATCACCATCCGCGTCCAGGACAAAATCTTCAGGGCGCACAAGGTGGTTTTGGCAGCCTGCAGCGACTTCTTCCGTTCCAAGCTCGTTGGCCAAGCAGAAGACGAGAGCAAGAGCGTGTTAGACCTGCACCATGTGACAGTGACTGGTTTTATACCTCTTCTGGAATATGCTTACACAGCAACACTATCtattaatacagaaaacattATTGATGTGTTGGCTGCAGCCAGCTACATGCAGATGTTCAGCGTTGCTAGCACGTGCTCAGAATTCATGAAGTCCAGCATTTTATGGAATACGCCCAACAGCCAGCAAGAGAAGGTGCTGGATGCAGGACAGGAGAACAGTGCAAACTGCAATTTTACTTCTCGAGACGGCAGCCTTTCTCCAGTTTCTTCTGAGTGCAGTGTCGTGGAAAGAACCATTCCTGTTTGCCGAGAGTCGCGAAGAAAGCGCAAAAGCTACATAGTTATGTCTCCCGAGAGCCCCCTTAAGTGTAACACACAAACAAGTTCCCCCCAAGTGCTGAATCCTTCAACTTCTTACCCGGAGTCCAGAAATCAGCCCGTGGACTCGTCTTTAGCTTTCCCCTGGACTTTTCCTTTTGGAATTGATCGAAGACTTCAGTCTGAGAAGGTGAAGCAGGCGGAGAACTCTAGGACTTTGGAAATGCCTGGGCCCTCCGAGTCCAACAGAAGAATTGCAGATTACGTGACTTGTGAGAGCACAAAAGCCAGTTCTCCCCTTGTGATTGAAGAAGACGTGCGCGTCAAAGTGGAGAGGTTAAGCGATGAGGAGGTTCACGAGGAAGTATCGCAGCCTGTTAGCGCATCCCAGAGCTCTCTGAGCGATCAACAGACAGTCCCAGGAAGCGAGCAAGTGCAGGAAGATCTCCTGATCAGCCCACAGTCTTCCTCTATAG GCTCAATAGATGAGGGGGTTACGGAGGGATTACCCACACTCCAAAGTACCTCTGGCACTAACGCTCATGCAGATGATGATGATCG cagcacagagagacCCAGCCCAAATGGTCCAGACAGACCTTTTCAGTGTCCAACCTGCGGGGTCCGGTTCACTCGCATTCAGAACTTAAAACAACACATGCTTATCCACTCAG GCATTAAACCATTTCAGTGTGACCGCTGTGGGAAAAAGTTCACCCGAGCTTACTCGCTAAAGATGCATCGCCTGAAGCACGAAGGTAAACGCTGTTTCCGGTGCCAGATATGTAGTGCCACTTTCACTTCCTTCGGGGAATATAAACACCACATGCGGGTTTCCCGGCATATTATCCGCAAGCCTCGGATTTACGAGTGCAAAACATGCGGCGCCATGTTCACCAACTCTGGAAATTTAATCGTTCACCTGAGGAGCTTGAACCATGAAGCGTCAGAGCTAGCAAACTACTTCCAGAGCAG TGACTTCCTAGTACCGGACTACTTAAACCAGGAACAAGAAGAGACCCTCGGGCAGTATGAGCTAGGGGAGCATGGCTTTGAAAGCAACTCTTCTGTCCAAATGCCTGTCATTTCACAGGTGTCGTCAACTCAGAATTGTGAAAGCACTTTCCCCTTGGGGTCTCTGGGTGGGttggcagagaaggaagaagatgtGCCAGAGCAGCCAAAGACTAACGCCACTGCTGAGGCAGCCGCAG GCTGTATTCTGCAAAAGCGGTGGGGCCATCTTTTGAACGGGGTTTTATTGATGGAAAGCCAGCCAAGAATGAGCCTAATAATCAAATTAGTCAAAGCAGAAGATGATGTTTAA
- the ZBTB44 gene encoding zinc finger and BTB domain-containing protein 44 isoform X6 codes for MGVKTFTHNSPAHSQEMLGKLNMLRNDGHFCDITIRVQDKIFRAHKVVLAACSDFFRSKLVGQAEDESKSVLDLHHVTVTGFIPLLEYAYTATLSINTENIIDVLAAASYMQMFSVASTCSEFMKSSILWNTPNSQQEKVLDAGQENSANCNFTSRDGSLSPVSSECSVVERTIPVCRESRRKRKSYIVMSPESPLKCNTQTSSPQVLNPSTSYPESRNQPVDSSLAFPWTFPFGIDRRLQSEKVKQAENSRTLEMPGPSESNRRIADYVTCESTKASSPLVIEEDVRVKVERLSDEEVHEEVSQPVSASQSSLSDQQTVPGSEQVQEDLLISPQSSSIGSIDEGVTEGLPTLQSTSGTNAHADDDDRLENVQYPYQLYIAPSTSSTERPSPNGPDRPFQCPTCGVRFTRIQNLKQHMLIHSGIKPFQCDRCGKKFTRAYSLKMHRLKHEGKRCFRCQICSATFTSFGEYKHHMRVSRHIIRKPRIYECKTCGAMFTNSGNLIVHLRSLNHEASELANYFQSRLYSAKAVGPSFERGFIDGKPAKNEPNNQISQSRR; via the exons atgGGTGTTAAAACATTCACTCATAATTCCCCTGCTCACAGTCAGGAGATGCTGGGAAAGCTGAATATGCTCCGCAACGATGGACATTTTTGTGATATCACCATCCGCGTCCAGGACAAAATCTTCAGGGCGCACAAGGTGGTTTTGGCAGCCTGCAGCGACTTCTTCCGTTCCAAGCTCGTTGGCCAAGCAGAAGACGAGAGCAAGAGCGTGTTAGACCTGCACCATGTGACAGTGACTGGTTTTATACCTCTTCTGGAATATGCTTACACAGCAACACTATCtattaatacagaaaacattATTGATGTGTTGGCTGCAGCCAGCTACATGCAGATGTTCAGCGTTGCTAGCACGTGCTCAGAATTCATGAAGTCCAGCATTTTATGGAATACGCCCAACAGCCAGCAAGAGAAGGTGCTGGATGCAGGACAGGAGAACAGTGCAAACTGCAATTTTACTTCTCGAGACGGCAGCCTTTCTCCAGTTTCTTCTGAGTGCAGTGTCGTGGAAAGAACCATTCCTGTTTGCCGAGAGTCGCGAAGAAAGCGCAAAAGCTACATAGTTATGTCTCCCGAGAGCCCCCTTAAGTGTAACACACAAACAAGTTCCCCCCAAGTGCTGAATCCTTCAACTTCTTACCCGGAGTCCAGAAATCAGCCCGTGGACTCGTCTTTAGCTTTCCCCTGGACTTTTCCTTTTGGAATTGATCGAAGACTTCAGTCTGAGAAGGTGAAGCAGGCGGAGAACTCTAGGACTTTGGAAATGCCTGGGCCCTCCGAGTCCAACAGAAGAATTGCAGATTACGTGACTTGTGAGAGCACAAAAGCCAGTTCTCCCCTTGTGATTGAAGAAGACGTGCGCGTCAAAGTGGAGAGGTTAAGCGATGAGGAGGTTCACGAGGAAGTATCGCAGCCTGTTAGCGCATCCCAGAGCTCTCTGAGCGATCAACAGACAGTCCCAGGAAGCGAGCAAGTGCAGGAAGATCTCCTGATCAGCCCACAGTCTTCCTCTATAG GCTCAATAGATGAGGGGGTTACGGAGGGATTACCCACACTCCAAAGTACCTCTGGCACTAACGCTCATGCAGATGATGATGATCG tttggAGAACGTTCAGTATCCCTACCAACTCTACATTGCTCCTTCTaccagcagcacagagagacCCAGCCCAAATGGTCCAGACAGACCTTTTCAGTGTCCAACCTGCGGGGTCCGGTTCACTCGCATTCAGAACTTAAAACAACACATGCTTATCCACTCAG GCATTAAACCATTTCAGTGTGACCGCTGTGGGAAAAAGTTCACCCGAGCTTACTCGCTAAAGATGCATCGCCTGAAGCACGAAGGTAAACGCTGTTTCCGGTGCCAGATATGTAGTGCCACTTTCACTTCCTTCGGGGAATATAAACACCACATGCGGGTTTCCCGGCATATTATCCGCAAGCCTCGGATTTACGAGTGCAAAACATGCGGCGCCATGTTCACCAACTCTGGAAATTTAATCGTTCACCTGAGGAGCTTGAACCATGAAGCGTCAGAGCTAGCAAACTACTTCCAGAGCAG GCTGTATTCTGCAAAAGCGGTGGGGCCATCTTTTGAACGGGGTTTTATTGATGGAAAGCCAGCCAAGAATGAGCCTAATAATCAAATTAGTCAAAGCAGAAGATGA
- the ZBTB44 gene encoding zinc finger and BTB domain-containing protein 44 isoform X7: MGVKTFTHNSPAHSQEMLGKLNMLRNDGHFCDITIRVQDKIFRAHKVVLAACSDFFRSKLVGQAEDESKSVLDLHHVTVTGFIPLLEYAYTATLSINTENIIDVLAAASYMQMFSVASTCSEFMKSSILWNTPNSQQEKVLDAGQENSANCNFTSRDGSLSPVSSECSVVERTIPVCRESRRKRKSYIVMSPESPLKCNTQTSSPQVLNPSTSYPESRNQPVDSSLAFPWTFPFGIDRRLQSEKVKQAENSRTLEMPGPSESNRRIADYVTCESTKASSPLVIEEDVRVKVERLSDEEVHEEVSQPVSASQSSLSDQQTVPGSEQVQEDLLISPQSSSIGSIDEGVTEGLPTLQSTSGTNAHADDDDRLENVQYPYQLYIAPSTSSTERPSPNGPDRPFQCPTCGVRFTRIQNLKQHMLIHSGIKPFQCDRCGKKFTRAYSLKMHRLKHEVTS; encoded by the exons atgGGTGTTAAAACATTCACTCATAATTCCCCTGCTCACAGTCAGGAGATGCTGGGAAAGCTGAATATGCTCCGCAACGATGGACATTTTTGTGATATCACCATCCGCGTCCAGGACAAAATCTTCAGGGCGCACAAGGTGGTTTTGGCAGCCTGCAGCGACTTCTTCCGTTCCAAGCTCGTTGGCCAAGCAGAAGACGAGAGCAAGAGCGTGTTAGACCTGCACCATGTGACAGTGACTGGTTTTATACCTCTTCTGGAATATGCTTACACAGCAACACTATCtattaatacagaaaacattATTGATGTGTTGGCTGCAGCCAGCTACATGCAGATGTTCAGCGTTGCTAGCACGTGCTCAGAATTCATGAAGTCCAGCATTTTATGGAATACGCCCAACAGCCAGCAAGAGAAGGTGCTGGATGCAGGACAGGAGAACAGTGCAAACTGCAATTTTACTTCTCGAGACGGCAGCCTTTCTCCAGTTTCTTCTGAGTGCAGTGTCGTGGAAAGAACCATTCCTGTTTGCCGAGAGTCGCGAAGAAAGCGCAAAAGCTACATAGTTATGTCTCCCGAGAGCCCCCTTAAGTGTAACACACAAACAAGTTCCCCCCAAGTGCTGAATCCTTCAACTTCTTACCCGGAGTCCAGAAATCAGCCCGTGGACTCGTCTTTAGCTTTCCCCTGGACTTTTCCTTTTGGAATTGATCGAAGACTTCAGTCTGAGAAGGTGAAGCAGGCGGAGAACTCTAGGACTTTGGAAATGCCTGGGCCCTCCGAGTCCAACAGAAGAATTGCAGATTACGTGACTTGTGAGAGCACAAAAGCCAGTTCTCCCCTTGTGATTGAAGAAGACGTGCGCGTCAAAGTGGAGAGGTTAAGCGATGAGGAGGTTCACGAGGAAGTATCGCAGCCTGTTAGCGCATCCCAGAGCTCTCTGAGCGATCAACAGACAGTCCCAGGAAGCGAGCAAGTGCAGGAAGATCTCCTGATCAGCCCACAGTCTTCCTCTATAG GCTCAATAGATGAGGGGGTTACGGAGGGATTACCCACACTCCAAAGTACCTCTGGCACTAACGCTCATGCAGATGATGATGATCG tttggAGAACGTTCAGTATCCCTACCAACTCTACATTGCTCCTTCTaccagcagcacagagagacCCAGCCCAAATGGTCCAGACAGACCTTTTCAGTGTCCAACCTGCGGGGTCCGGTTCACTCGCATTCAGAACTTAAAACAACACATGCTTATCCACTCAG GCATTAAACCATTTCAGTGTGACCGCTGTGGGAAAAAGTTCACCCGAGCTTACTCGCTAAAGATGCATCGCCTGAAGCACGAAG TGACTTCCTAG